GAGGCCGGGGTCGTCTCCCTACATAGCGAACTGGCCGAAGCGGCGCGTGAGCGCAACTGGCGGGCCGCCTTTGCCGGCGAAGCGAACATCATTCTCGGCACCCGGCTTTCGATTTTTACGCCCCTGCCACGCCTTGGCCTTATCGTTATCGATGAGGAGCATGATCCTTCCTTCAAGCAGCAGGATGGCATGCGCTATTCGGCCCGCGACGTCGGCGTCTTTCGTGCGCACCAGCTTGGCATCCCAATTCTGCTGGGTTCGGCGACGCCGTCGCTGGAGTCTTGGGCCAATGCGCAGAGCCGTCGCTACGGCTTGCTGTGCCTTCATCAGCGGGCAAATCCGGAGGCAACGCTGCCCATCGTCCACGTTCTGGATACCCGGAAAATGGTGCTCAAGGAGGGGGTCAGTGAGCCACTGATCGCGGCCATCAAGGAGCGCCTTGCCCGTCGCGAGCAAAGCCTGGTATTCCTCAATCGTCGCGGCTATGCGCCAGTGTTGGCATGTCCCGCCTGTGGCTGGGTGTCGCGCTGCACGCGCTGTGCTGCCAACATGGTGCTGCATCTGGCCGATCGCCGCTTGCGCTGTCATCACTGTGGTTGCGAACACCGCGTGCCGAAGGCCTGCCCGACCTGCGGCAATCAGGACATTCATCCGTTTGGGCGGGGGACGCAGCGTCTCGAAGTGTGGTTGCAGGAGCAGTTTCCCGACGCGCGTATCCTGCGCGTCGACCGCGATTCAGTAAAAAGCCGCAAGCAGTGGGAAACGATGCTTGAATTGATTCATGGTGGCGAAGCCGACATTCTGGTCGGTACCCAGATGCTGGCCAAAGGACATGACTTTCCCCGGCTGACGTTGGTCGGTGCACTGGGCGCCGATGCTGCCCTTTATGCCGCCGACTGGCGGGCACCGGAACGACTGTTTGCCCAATTGATGCAAGTGGCCGGCCGGGCAGGGCGGGCGGAATTGAAAGGGGAGGTGCTGATCCAGACCGAGTATCCGGATCATCCCCTGTTCGCCGCGCTGACTGACCACGACTATCCACGTTTTGCTGCCCAGCAGCTCAAGGAGCGCGAGCAGGCGGGGTTCCCGCCCTATGCTTTCCAGGCCGTGCTGCGCGCCGAAGCACCGGAAATGGCCGATTCAATCGCCTTCCTGGCGGCTGCCGCCGAGTTGTCGGTGGTCGGTGAGCATGAAAAAGTCATGATTTATGATCCGGTACCGATGCGACTGGCCCGGCTGGCCAGTCTGGAGCGCGGCCAATTGCTCGCTGAATCCTATTCCCGGCCAGCCTTGCAGAATTTTCTCCCATGCTGGCGGGAAGCCATCGAGGGCCTCAAGGCCCCCTCAAAGCTCCGTTGGCACATCGAGGTAGATCCGCTCGAGTTTTGAGCCGCCTCAAGCGGTCCGACCAGGTCTGACCATCCAGAGCAAGGCCAGAAGCTGGCCGCCGAGCAGGGTGAAAAAGGCAGCCCGAAAAGCACTATCACTTGCCCATCCGCTTGCCTGAAGCCTGTCGACCAATATTCCGATGCCCCACTGAAGACCGAAAGCACCGGCGAAGACGAGCAGGTTGAGGGCGGTGTTAGCCCGTCCCGAGAGGGCCGACGGGAAGGCTTGGGCGACCAGTGAATACGACACATTGGAGAGTGAAAAACAGGCACCCAGAACCGGCCACAACAGGTTTCCGGCGAAGCCTGGCTGGCAGGTTATCAGCGTCAGCAAACCGATGGCGATGACCATCGAGCTGCGATAGATGGTGTCGAGCTTGACGCCACGCCGGACCAGACCGGTGGCGAAAAAGCCCATGAACATGAATCCGGCCAGCATGGCACCGCTTATCCAGGTCAGGCGAACGGCGATCGCGGCGCTGTCGAGCCCCTCCATGATGGTCATCCAGCGCGCCACCCATAGACCCTGAACGGCCATGAAACCTCCGGTAAACCAGAAGCCCATCGGCGCATACCGCCAGAAATGCTGGCTGGAAAATACGCTTTTGACGCCGGCCATCTGGGCGGCGAAACCAGTGCCACCAGTCTCATCCCGTTTGTCGGGGACGACCGTCCAGAGAATGGTGGCGACAGACAGGGTGATAAGTGCCAGAGCGAGGGCGATGGAGCGCCAACTGGCGTAGCCGAGCGCCAGTTCGAGTGGCTTTGAAGCGGCCAGCGCGCCGAGTCCGCCCGAGGCCATTACCCAGCCGGTCAGCGAGGCTTGCCGTTCGGGCGGAAACCACTGGGCGAAAGCCTTGAAGGAGGCCATCAGACAGGCGGAAACACCCAGCCCGATCAAGGCACGGCCAAGGGCCAGGCCACCGAGCGCATCGGAGACGGCGAAGACGGCTGCGCCGGCAGCGGCGATAACCAGCAGGCCAGCCTCGACCCGGCGTGGCCCGAAGCGGTCGAGCAGCATGCCAAGGGGCAGCTGAGCTGCGCCAAAGGCAAGAAAATACGTGCTGGTCAGTAGCCCCAGCGCGTTGTCGCCTAGGTTCAGCTCACGGGCAAGGACAGGTCCGATGACTGCATTCGCCGTGCGAAAAAGGTAAGAGAGAAAATAACCGGCGGCAAAGGGCAGGAACAGCCTTAGCCATAGCTTGCGGTTGTCGGTGGGATTCACGGGTTCTCCGGTTTCACGTGGAACGGCACTGGGTCGGATGGCGTCTTTTCTGGATTTTTTCGTAGCCATTCGATCCGTGCGATGACTTTCTGCTGCCAGTTATGGGCAATGCCGGGGCTGGCCGCCAGCTTCTCGAGATCAGCCAGTGCCGGCCGGTGAGTCTGCCAGAGACGCATCGCCGCGGCCATGGTTAGGCTGTCTTGAGCGGGGGACAGCAGTTCCAGACGGTCATCCGGCGTCACCAGGCCAGGCGTGGTGACCCGCCAATACCAGCCGGTCAGGCCATGATCGGCAATGAAGGCAGCCATGCCGTCGCTGGCAAAGCGTTCGTCGATCTTCCAGCATGGATTGCGCGGCTGGCACACTTGCAGCTGCGCGCCGCCAAGGCACCAGATATCGCCGATCCGCACATCATTTTCGTCGAGTTCGGCGGTCGAAATGTTTTCCCCGATACTGCCAATGACCAAACTTGCCGCAGCTTCCGGGAATTCTGCGGCCAGCCTGGCGTAATGGGCAGCCGGATAGAGATGGACCGCTTTATCGGGGCCGCCATGCACTCGCCGGTCGGCCTGCTCGTCGCCGGCGAAGCCTTCCAGACCGAGCGTGAGGGGGCCATTGACCGGTTGCTTGTACATGCCGGTCGGTCGGCCCGAGCCGGGGAGTGGGCGTATGCCACCAATAAAGAGGGAAACGTGTGCCATGGTCGTCCGATTTTGCCATCAATTCCACAACCATGCTGCGCCACGTACCCCCGAGGAATCCCCATGCATCGGCGGCAGAAACTTTGTGTTAAAGGCGTCAGAAAAGACGTATGGTCTGCAGCATTCCGGCAGGTTTCGGTAAAGCCGTTGCATGCCCGACAGGCCGCCACCGATGACGATGACTTGCGGATCGAGAATGTTGATGACACCGGCCAGGGCGCGGCCGAGGCGGGCCTCAAAGCGGCGCAGAGAAGCTTCGCAGGCCGCGTCGCCGGCTGCAGCGCGATGATCGATGACATCGCTGCCCAGGTGCTGGCCGGTATGGCGGAGATGGTCAGCACTCAGCGCCGGACCTGAAAGAAAGGCTTCGATGCAGCCATTCCGGCCGCAGTAGCAGGGCGGTAGTGGAAGATCGTCGCCTATCGGGAGGGGCAGAGGATTATGACCCCACTCGCCGGCGATGGCATTGGCCCCGGTCAGTGCTTGCTGGTCGATCACAATCCCGCCGCCGACCCCGGTGCCGAGAATGATTCCGAAAACGACCTTGGCGTCCCGGCCGCTGCCATCTACCGCCTCGGAGAGCGCAAAGCAGTTGGCGTCGTTGGCCAGCCTGACCTCCCGCTGGAGCAATGCCTGCAGATCGCGCCGCAACGGTTGGCCGATCAGGCAGGTTGAATTGGCATTCTTGATCAGACCGGAGACCAGTGATTCGGCGCCCGGAATGCCGATCCCGACACTGCCACGGCTCCCGAGTTCGCTTTCGGCGCTTTCGACCAGGCCGGCGATGGCCATCAGTGTTGCCATATAGTCGCCGGACGGGGTCGGGATGCGCTGGCGCAGCAAAACACCACCATCGTCGGCTAGCGCGATGATCTCGATCTTGGTGCCGCCAAGGTCTACACCCAGCCGCATCAGACGCGAACGGCGATGCCCTTGACGTTGCCGTAGGTGGTCGTCAGTGTGCGCAGGACGCTGGCACCGGCCTCGAGCAGCAACATGAACAGGTTACGTTCGGTATAAAGGCAGACTTGTTGGCGAATCCCGTATTTTTCAGCGAGGGCCGGGGATAGTTTTCCGAAGCGCTGATCGATGCTCGATTCACCGGCGCTATAGCCCTCACTCAGTTCGGAGTGCAGGCCAAGGACCGAGATGTACAACTTGCCACCGATCTTCAGCTTGAGCAGCAGTTGCCGGACAATCCGGCGGGCATCGTCGTAAGGCATGCTGCACAGGCCGCGCCGGATGACGATCAGGTCGAATGGTTCGCCGGGCAGGTTGTCCGGCAGGTCGGCCAGGTTGCATGGGGCAAAGGAGATCTCCTCGCGCAAGCCAGCGGCGAGAATTCTGCCGTCAATGTCGGTGGCAACATCGGCGTGGTCGGCAACGATGACCTGGGCACCAAGACGGGCAAACTTGATGGCCATCTCGCAGCGCTTGTCGGGGAGAATCAGGACCGAAACGCGCTGATCGAAACGATGGCGCTTGACGCATTCTTCGAGCGCGTAGCGCTCAAGTTCGTCAGCCCCTGTTTCAAGCGGATTGGCAGTAATATTCGCGGACATGATTTTGTCTCCCTTCGCTTCATTGTGCACAAGGCGGAGCAGCGTGACAACCGCGAATCCGTGCAGCGAAAGGAAATCCCATGCTTGTCCGCTTTCTATCCAGTGAAACCGGTGAATTGCTGATGTTTTCCGAGGCGGCAGGGCCACTCCTGCAGGCTCTTGGCAAGGCCACCACGGCGCGTGGTACCTTTACCCAGGCCGAGATGGGAGCGGCCGCCCAGGCTTTACGTGAGGCCGTGCAGCGTGCCGATGCGCCGCCGCCCGATGACGACGAACTCGACGAGATGGGCAAAAAGAAGCCGCCTGTCGTCGCCATGAGCCAGCGGGCCTGGCCATTGATCGACATGCTGGAGCGAAGCAGCCGGGGCGGCCCCAAGGCGAATATCGTCTGGGAAGCGTCAGCCGACTTCTGAAAGCCGGCTAACCGGCTGGCTTGATACCAAAGCCGAGGGCGATTCCTTCGCTCACTGTGCGCAAGGCCTGTTCGAATTGACCGAATACTTCGGTTGAGGGTATTTCACCGCCATGCAGGACTTTCTCGAGGGCAGCGGCCGCGTTTTGCAGTTCCTGGGCCCCGATTGTCCCAGCCAGCCCCTTGGTGGAGTGGGCCTGGCGTTCGGCAGTGGCAAAATCACCCTGGTCGAGGGCCGTGCGAATGGCCTTGGGTACATCGATGGTGCGGGTATAAACATCCCGCACTATCTTTTCGTACAGCTCGGGCTTGTTCATCATGCGTCTCAGGCCGTCGGCCTTGTCGATGCCAGGGAGGTCGGGCAGTCCGTTTGCGTCGGTCATGGCTATCCCTTCAAGGCGCCCAGGTTTTGACCAGCCGCCTGATCAAAAAAGTTCGATGTCATCGCTCTTTTCCTTCATTTCTGCCATGTAATTGTCGACGGCTTCCTGGACCGGCATGCCTTGCATGACGGCTTCGAACATGGCGATTTCCTCGCGCGTCGAATACTTGCTGCGGATCTTGTCCTGCAGGCCAACCCATTCACCAGGGTTGAACAGGCGCTTGTTATCGGCAACCAGGGTGCTGAGATCGCCCAGACTGATACCGACGTGGGCCAAGCGCTGAACCAGTTTGTCGTAAAACTGGAAGGCGATGATGGCCTGGTGCACCATGCTGGATACGTGGTCGGAGACGCCGCTGAGATTTTGCTTGGCAATGCCGACGGCACCCTCGTCGGGCAGGGTCTGCACGGTGTCGGAAATGACCCGCATGTAGCCGGCCATGGTCGTGAAGGACTTGGTCAGAACGTCAACCGACGTGTCGCTATCCTTCATTGCCGCCTCGATCTGCACCGCAGCCAGCTCCAGCATCAATACGGTTTCCCTGACCTGACTCCAGCTCAGGTCAGGCGTACGGGCAGTCGTGCCGCGTGGATGGATCGTTTCGTCATTCATTATTTTTGCCCCCTCACTGACGAGAAACTATAGCGCAAAATTCAGTGAGGATTTCTGTCTCTTGCGGACCCTCCATGCTGGGTGGCGATTTGGCGTGATAATGAGGCGATGTTTTCAAAGCCCATGCTCATATTGTGGCTGTTGTTCAGCGTCGCTGAAGCGACGGCTGAGCCGCCCCTAATCGCCATCGATGTCGGGCATGGCGGTGCCGATGGTGGGGCGACGAGTGCACGGGGTCGTCCGGAATTCGCCTTCAACCGTGATTTGGCGGGTGTTCTCGCTGATGTGATGCGGGCCCGCGGTCAGCGTGTTCGCGAAGTCAATTTTTCTGGTGATATTGGCCATCTGGCAGCGCGCCCCGAGCGGGCGTTGGGCAGTGACTTTTTCATCTCGATCCACCACGACTCGATTGGCGAGGCATGGCTAAAACCGTGGCTGTGGGCGGGCCATGAGCAGACTTACACGGAGGTCAAGCGTGGCTACGGCCTCTTCATCTCGGCGCAGAATCCCTATCCGGAGACCAGCCTGCGCTGCGCCTCGGCGATGGGTGCCGTGTTGCGGCGGGCCGGCTTCACCCCGTCTACCTGGCATGGTCGACGACATCTGGCTGCCGATGCCGAAAATGGCGTCTGGTATTACGACAATCTTGTTGTGCTTTACCGGACGACCTTGCCGGCGGTCCTCTTTGAGGCCGGGGTGATCAAACACCGGGATGAAGAACTGGAATTGCTCGACGCCGAACGTCAGGCCCGGATGGCTGATGCCCTGGCAACCGGGTTGGCCGCGTGCCTGTCGGTTACAGGAATATCGGCTCGGGAGTAAGGTCGACGGCGAATTTCGCCTTCACGTCGGACTGAACAGCGACCATCGTCCGTTTGACGTCAGCACCGGTTGCACCGCCGTGATTGACCAGCACCAGCGCCTGTTTTTCGTACATGCCGACCGGGCCGAGGGACTTGCCTTTCCAGCCGGCCTGTTCGATCAGCCAGCCGGCCGCCAGTTTGACCTGGCCATCGGGCTGTGGATAGCGGGGGAGCGTCGGGTAGTCGGCAGCCAAGGCGTCAGCCCGGGCCAGATCGACGACGGGATTGTGGAAAAAGCTGCCGGCGTTCGGCGTGATCGACGGGTCCGGCAGCTTGCGCTGGCGGACGGCGATGATCGCCCTGGCGATATCCTGTGGTGTCGGCGAGGCGATGCTGTGGACGGCAAGTTCCTGCGTCACGTCGGCGTAGCGGATGTTGGGCGTCCACGCCTTGGGAAGCCGGAATACGACCGAAGTAATCGCCATTCGCCCACTCAAATGCCAGCCTTCCTGCTTGAAAAGGCTGTCGCGGTAGCCGAAACGGCACTGCTCGCGGTTTAGCGTCAGAAACGCCTGCTGGTCAAAATCCCAGGCGGTCAGCGCATGGAAACATTCGCCCACTTCCAGCCCATAGGCACCGATATTCTGGATCGGTGCCGCCCCGACCGTGCCGGGAATCAGGCTGAGGTTTTCCAGTCCCGGCCAGCCCTGTTGCAATGTCCACTGAACAAAATCATGCCAGTTTTCACCGGCCCCGGCTTCGATATAGAAAGCGTCGGTATCTTCCTTGATCAGGTGCTTGCCGGGGATCGCCATATGCAGGACGAGGCCATCGAAATCTCCAGTCAGGACGAGGTTGCTGCCGCCGCCGAGGATGAAGCGTTTGCCGTCACCGATCTGAACGGTGGCCAGTTCACCAGCCGAGACAATGCGGATATAACGCGCCGCCCGGCCCGGCAGGGCGAGGGTGTTGCAGTGCGTCAGATCGGCGGCGGCGATTTCGTTCATCACGGATTCAGAGCAGGGGGGCCAGCCAGTACTCGGCGTCCTTGATGGCCATGCCCTTGCGTGCCGCCCAGTCTTCGAGCTGATCCCGGCTGATTTTCGGAATGGCAAAATAGGCCGCGTCGGGATGGCCGATATAGAAGCCTGAGACGGCTGCGGCCGGTGTCATTGCACAGGACTCGGTGAGGTGCATGCCGGCGTTGGCCGGCGCATCGAGCAGGGCGAACAGTTCGCGCTTGGCCGTGTGATCCGGGCAGGCCGGGTAGCCGGGGGCGGGGCGGATGCCCTTGTATTGCTCGTTGATCAGGGCATCGTTGTCGAGCGACTCGTTGGCACCATAGCCCCAGTAGTGAGTACGTACTCGCATGTGGAGCCACTCAGCAGCGGCTTCGGCCAGGCGATCGGCCAGCGATTTCAGCATGATCGCAGAATAGTCGTCATTGGCCTTTTCGAAGGCGGCAACGCGCTCATCAATACCAAGGCCGGCAGTAACGGCGAAGGCGCCGACGTAATCTTGATCGCCGACGTAATCAGCTAGTGCAACGTTGTAGCGGCCCTTCGGTTGCTTGTGCTGCTGACGCAGGCCGACCCAGCGGGTCAGTTCGGTGCTGCGGCTTTCATCGCCATAAATAATGATGTCTTCGTTTTCACCCCGGGCCGGGTAGAGGCCGAAGACGGCTTTGGCGGTCAGCCAGTTTTGCGCAACGATCTTGGCCAGCATGGCCTGGGCGTCGGCGAACAGCTGGCGGGCGGTTTCGCCGACCACGTCGTTCTGCAGGATGGCCGGGTAGCGACCGGCCAGATCCCAACTCTGGAAGAAGGGCGACCAGTCGATGTAGGGAACCAGTTCGGCCAGCGGGATGGTCAGCGCCTGGCGACCGGACAGCGCCGGCTTGACCGGAGTAAATCCGTCGTTCCACGTGAAACGGTTGGCGCGTGCTTCAGCCAGCGTCACCATCGTGGCACCCTTGCGGCCGGCATGTTCGGCCCGCACGCTGGCGTATTCGGCAACGATTTCAGCCATGTAGCCGTCGCGCTGGTCGGCTGAGAGCAGCTTGGTGGCGACGCCGACGGCGCGCGAGGCATCGGGGACGTAAACCACGGCACCATTGGTGTTGGGGGCGATCTTGATCGCCGTATGGGCGCGGCTGGTTGTGGCGCCGCCGATCAGCAGTGGCTGCTTCATGCCCTGGCGCTGCATTTCGCTGGCGACGTGGGCCATTTCCTCGAGCGACGGGGTGATCAGGCCGGACAGGCCGATGATGTCGACACGATGCTCCAGGGCGGCCTTCAGGATGTTGTCGCAACTGACCATGACGCCGAGGTCGACGACATCGTAGCCATTACAGCCGAGGACGACGCCAACGATGTTCTTGCCGATGTCGTGTACATCACCCTTGACCGTGGCCATCAGGATCTTGCCCTTGCTGCCCAGGCCGGTGCGGGTCTTTTCCGCCTCGATGTAGGGGAGCAGGTGGGCCACCGCCTGTTTCATGACGCGGGCCGACTTGACCACCTGTGGGAGGAACATCTTGCCGGCGCCGAAGAGATCGCCGACGACGTTCATGCCGTTCATCAGCGGGCCTTCGATGACGGCGAGCGGTGGCTTGCCTTTACCTTCAAGTTTGGCGCGGACTTCTTCGGTGTCGGCCACGACGAAATCGGTAATGCCCTTGATCAGTGCATGTTCAAGGCGCTTTTCGACGGATTGCTGACGCCTCGAAAGGTCGGGGCCGCTATCCTTGGCTTTACCCTCTTTCACGGTCTGGGCGAAATCGACCAGAGCCTCGCCCGCTTCCGGGTGGCGATTGAGGACGACAGCCTCGACCTTGTCGCGCAGTACCGGGTCCAGGTCATCGTAGATGCCGAGCATGCCGGCATTGACGATACCCATGGTCATGCCGTTCTTGATGGCGTGATAAAGGAAAACGGTGTGGATCGCCTCGCGCACGGCGTCATTGCCACGGAAGCTGAACGAGACGTTGGAGACGCCGCCGGAAATGTGGGCGTGCGGCAGGTTTTCCTTGATCCAGCGCACCGACTCGATGAAATCGACGGCGTAGTTGTCGTGTTCGGGAATGCCGGTGGCGATGGCAAAAATGTTCGGGTCGAAGATGATGTCTTCGGCCGGAAAACCAATGCTGAGCAGAAGGTCGTAGGCGCGCTTGCTGATTTCAGTCTTGCGGGCGAAGGTGTCGGCCTGGCCCTTTTCGTCGAAGGCCATGACGATGACCGCAGCGCCGTATCGGCGGGCGAGTTTGGCCTGTTCGATGAACTTGGCTTCGCCCTCCTTCATCGAGATTGAATTGACGATGCCCTTGCCCTGGATGCACTTGAGGCCGGCTTCGATGACTTCCCATTTCGACGAGTCGATCATGATCGGCACGCGGGAAATGTCGGGTTCCGAGGCGATCAGTTTGAGGAAGCGATCCATCGCTGCCAGCGAGTCGAGCATCGCCTCGTCCATGTTGATATCGATGACCTGGGCACCATTCTCGACCTGCTGGCGGGCAACAGCCAGGGCGTCGTCGAAGCGGCCTTCGAGGATCATGCGGGCGAAGGCTTTCGAGCCGGTGACGTTGGTTCGTTCGCCGACGTTCACGTAGAGCGAATCGGCGCCGACATTGAACGGCTCCAGCCCGGACAGGCGGAGTTTCTTCTCGATGCTCGGGATTTTTCTTGGGGCGACCGCTGCGACGCGTTGAGCAATCGCCTGGATGTGCTCGGGCGAAGTGCCGCAGCAGCCGCCGACGATATTGACGATGCCGCTCTTTGCCCAGCCCTCGATTTCATCGGCCAGCATGTCGGCGGTTTCGTCGTAGCCGCCGAAGGCATTGGGCAGGCCGGCATTCGGGTGGGCCGAGATGTAGCAGTCGCAGACGCGCGACAGTTCCTCGACGTACTGGCGCAGTTCCTTGGCGCCGAGTGCACAGTTCAGGCCGAAGGAGAGCGGCCGGATATGGTTCAGCGAATTCCAGAATGCCTCGGCTGTCTGTCCCGACAACGTGCGGCCGGAAGCGTCGGTAATCGTGCCGGAAATCATCACCGGCCAGCGGCGGCCGGCCTGCTCGAAGAATTGTTCGATGGCGAACAAGGCGGCCTTGGCGTTGAGCGTATCGAAAACGGTTTCGACGAGCAGGATGTCGGCGCCACCATCGGTCAGGCCGCGAATCGCTTCGAGGTAATCGGTGACCAGAGCGTCGAAGGTGACATTGCGATAACCGGGGTCGTTCACATCCGGCGAGATCGAGGCAGTGCGACTCGTCGGGCCGAGAACGCCGGCAACGAAGCGCGGCTTGGCCGGGTTGGCGGTGGTGAATTCATCGCACAGGCGGCGGGCGAGGGTGGCACCCTCGACGTTCAGTTCGTAGACGATGGGCTCAAGTTTGTAATCAGCCTGCGACACCGCGGTGGAATTGAAGGTGCAGGTTTCGAGAATGTCGGCCCCGGCTTCGAGGTATTCGCGGTGAATGCCGCCGATGACATCGGGTCGGGTCAGGACCAGCAGGTCGTTGTTGCCCTTGAGGTCATGTCGGTGATCGGCGAAACGCGTGCCGCGATAGTCGGCTTCCTGCAATCCGTGACGCTGGATCATCGTGCCCATGGCCCCGTCGAGGACGAGCATTCTTTGGGCGAGCAGGGCGGAAAGTTCGGCGGTACGGTCGGTTTGCTGCATGATCACCTCGGCAAAACAAAATGACGCCGGGTACGCCGCAAAAACGAACGGCGCCACAAACCGGCTGGGTTTGCGAGCGCCGTTGATCATTGCCGAGCCTGGCCCCGGCATTCACGTCAAGCATGAAAAGGGTCGCAGCGCTCCTCGGCAGAATGACTAGTTTACCGGCCTGAAGGCCAGATGCCAAGTTAAGCGACTGATTTTGTGGCAAAGGCGAGGCGGCTGTAGTGCTTCAGCCGGGCACCCCGGCAAACACCGAAACCGCATTGCGTCCCTGATCTTTGGCCTGGTACATGGCCTGATCAGCCAGTTTGCGCAGGGTATCCAGGCTGATGCCATGCGTCGGACAAATGGCGATGCCGATACTGCAAGACAGGTCGAGAGGCCCGGCCGTTGTTTCGATAGGGGCTGAAATGGCAGCCAGCAGCTTCCTGCCGACGTTTTCGGCATCCTCAATGTTCAGGATGTTGGCCAGCAGGATGACAAATTCGTCGCCGCCGTAGCGGGCAACCGTGTCACAGGCGCGCAGTTCATCCGCCATGCGGGTGGCACAGGCGGTCAGGACCTGATCGCCCACATCGTGGCCATAACGATCATTGATTTCCTTGAAGTGATCGAGATCAGCCAGCAGCAAGGCAAAGGCATTGCCATTTCGCTGCCAGTTGCGGAAGGCATGCTCAAATCGATCAGTAAACAGAAAGCGATTGGGCAGGCCGGTCAGGAGATCGTGGGTGGCCAGATAGGCTGAACGCTCCTGTTCGATCTCGGCCTGATCGAGACTCAGGTAGTGGCGAACGGTGACCCAGGGAACGACAATCAGGGCTGCGCCGAGCAGAAGCAGGACGAGAAGCTGCTCGGCATGAAAAAAATCGCGCCACAATAATTGACGCTCGAAGGTCATCACCGTCGGCTGCGAAACATTGTCGATGCGTAGCTGCCGCGAAAATCGAGGCAACATCAGCCTGTCGAGGAGGCCTGCTTCGGCAGCCTGGTGGGCGAAAAGCTGGCTCTGGGGATTGCCGGGCGGCGTGATGATTGCCGCAAAGCTGATTTGCTCGTGATCGCCCTCCCTGCTTCTGGCGGGGACCAGGGACCGGGTCTTGATCAGCAGCAGGGCGACCATGGTATCGCCGAAGAAATTGAGGTCTGTCCCGGCTTTCCCAGCTTTCCGACTGACTTCCTGCAGCAGGATATAGGCACCATCGCCTTCGTACATGCTGAATACCGGCGAAACCACCGGCTTGATGTTGCGGTGGGCCAGAGCCATAGTGCGCGACAAATAGTCGACTGTTTCGAGGCGCAATCCGTAAATTGCCTGGGCTTCGGGCAGCGCCGGATACATGAAGAGGATGGGCCACGTTATATTCTTTTGGCTGTCATCCTGAAACGGTCTGCCGGTGAGTTCGGAGAAATCCTTGATCGAAAAATCGGAACGCCAAGTTTGGCGTAGCGTACCTTGGAATTGGAGTTCTTCCGAGAGGGCTACCCGACGGGCAACTTCGATCATGTAGATGTGAGGATAGGCCGCAGTGGCTGCGGCAGCGTACTTCATTGCCGAGTCGGTATCGCTGCGATCGACTGCCTGCAGGAATGCTGAAAATCCGGCGAGAACAGCTTCGTTGGTATCCAGCTTCTGCTTGACGTCACTGACGATGAGCCGGACATCTTCGTCGAAATGGCTTTCCCATCGGCTGATTTCCGCCAACATCAGCATGTGCGTGACGAAGGCGATGGCACCAAGCCAGGCAGTCATCAGAGCGAGCAGAGTGGGACGGAAGCGCGGACGGGGCATTTTGTGAAAAATGATAATTTCCCAAAATGTCCCACCTTGGCCGCTGTTTGTAAATAAGGCGAAGGTCATAGCCGTCACCGGCTGCCCATAGGCCTCGACTGCAATCTGGCCGCAGTTGCCGCTTGCCGCTTGCCGGGCGCTCAGGCGAGCGGCTCGTGGCGCAGCCAGACGGTAAAGCGCGCGCCTTCACCGGGCAGGCTGCTGACCGTCAGGCGCCCGCCGTAACGTTCGATCAGGTTCTTGCTGACCCATAGGCCGAGACCGTTCCCATCCGGTTTTTTGGTTG
The DNA window shown above is from Dechloromonas sp. HYN0024 and carries:
- a CDS encoding N-acetylmuramoyl-L-alanine amidase; this translates as MLILWLLFSVAEATAEPPLIAIDVGHGGADGGATSARGRPEFAFNRDLAGVLADVMRARGQRVREVNFSGDIGHLAARPERALGSDFFISIHHDSIGEAWLKPWLWAGHEQTYTEVKRGYGLFISAQNPYPETSLRCASAMGAVLRRAGFTPSTWHGRRHLAADAENGVWYYDNLVVLYRTTLPAVLFEAGVIKHRDEELELLDAERQARMADALATGLAACLSVTGISARE
- the murB gene encoding UDP-N-acetylmuramate dehydrogenase; translated protein: MNEIAAADLTHCNTLALPGRAARYIRIVSAGELATVQIGDGKRFILGGGSNLVLTGDFDGLVLHMAIPGKHLIKEDTDAFYIEAGAGENWHDFVQWTLQQGWPGLENLSLIPGTVGAAPIQNIGAYGLEVGECFHALTAWDFDQQAFLTLNREQCRFGYRDSLFKQEGWHLSGRMAITSVVFRLPKAWTPNIRYADVTQELAVHSIASPTPQDIARAIIAVRQRKLPDPSITPNAGSFFHNPVVDLARADALAADYPTLPRYPQPDGQVKLAAGWLIEQAGWKGKSLGPVGMYEKQALVLVNHGGATGADVKRTMVAVQSDVKAKFAVDLTPEPIFL
- a CDS encoding Hpt domain-containing protein, whose protein sequence is MTDANGLPDLPGIDKADGLRRMMNKPELYEKIVRDVYTRTIDVPKAIRTALDQGDFATAERQAHSTKGLAGTIGAQELQNAAAALEKVLHGGEIPSTEVFGQFEQALRTVSEGIALGFGIKPAG
- the metH gene encoding methionine synthase is translated as MQQTDRTAELSALLAQRMLVLDGAMGTMIQRHGLQEADYRGTRFADHRHDLKGNNDLLVLTRPDVIGGIHREYLEAGADILETCTFNSTAVSQADYKLEPIVYELNVEGATLARRLCDEFTTANPAKPRFVAGVLGPTSRTASISPDVNDPGYRNVTFDALVTDYLEAIRGLTDGGADILLVETVFDTLNAKAALFAIEQFFEQAGRRWPVMISGTITDASGRTLSGQTAEAFWNSLNHIRPLSFGLNCALGAKELRQYVEELSRVCDCYISAHPNAGLPNAFGGYDETADMLADEIEGWAKSGIVNIVGGCCGTSPEHIQAIAQRVAAVAPRKIPSIEKKLRLSGLEPFNVGADSLYVNVGERTNVTGSKAFARMILEGRFDDALAVARQQVENGAQVIDINMDEAMLDSLAAMDRFLKLIASEPDISRVPIMIDSSKWEVIEAGLKCIQGKGIVNSISMKEGEAKFIEQAKLARRYGAAVIVMAFDEKGQADTFARKTEISKRAYDLLLSIGFPAEDIIFDPNIFAIATGIPEHDNYAVDFIESVRWIKENLPHAHISGGVSNVSFSFRGNDAVREAIHTVFLYHAIKNGMTMGIVNAGMLGIYDDLDPVLRDKVEAVVLNRHPEAGEALVDFAQTVKEGKAKDSGPDLSRRQQSVEKRLEHALIKGITDFVVADTEEVRAKLEGKGKPPLAVIEGPLMNGMNVVGDLFGAGKMFLPQVVKSARVMKQAVAHLLPYIEAEKTRTGLGSKGKILMATVKGDVHDIGKNIVGVVLGCNGYDVVDLGVMVSCDNILKAALEHRVDIIGLSGLITPSLEEMAHVASEMQRQGMKQPLLIGGATTSRAHTAIKIAPNTNGAVVYVPDASRAVGVATKLLSADQRDGYMAEIVAEYASVRAEHAGRKGATMVTLAEARANRFTWNDGFTPVKPALSGRQALTIPLAELVPYIDWSPFFQSWDLAGRYPAILQNDVVGETARQLFADAQAMLAKIVAQNWLTAKAVFGLYPARGENEDIIIYGDESRSTELTRWVGLRQQHKQPKGRYNVALADYVGDQDYVGAFAVTAGLGIDERVAAFEKANDDYSAIMLKSLADRLAEAAAEWLHMRVRTHYWGYGANESLDNDALINEQYKGIRPAPGYPACPDHTAKRELFALLDAPANAGMHLTESCAMTPAAAVSGFYIGHPDAAYFAIPKISRDQLEDWAARKGMAIKDAEYWLAPLL